One Dehalococcoidales bacterium genomic window carries:
- a CDS encoding DUF6290 family protein — protein MATITVRLNKDEERIYKEYAEYKNIPLSTLMKEALTEKIENEIDLKAILAYEEALKNGQVGYVSFGEIKKRLKM, from the coding sequence ATGGCCACGATTACAGTAAGGCTAAACAAAGATGAAGAAAGAATCTACAAAGAGTATGCCGAATATAAAAATATCCCTTTATCGACGCTGATGAAGGAAGCGCTGACCGAGAAAATTGAAAATGAGATTGATTTAAAAGCCATTTTGGCATACGAGGAAGCGTTAAAGAACGGGCAGGTCGGATATGTTTCTTTCGGCGAAATTAAAAAAAGATTAAAGATGTAA
- a CDS encoding type II toxin-antitoxin system RelE/ParE family toxin: MKYSIVFEKNAEKQLSELGITQQRIIINWISENLGNAENPRVHGTALKGKKEYWRYKIGDYRVIADIKGMGIYLITIERGNRKSIYND, from the coding sequence ATGAAATATTCGATTGTTTTTGAGAAAAATGCCGAAAAGCAGCTAAGCGAATTGGGTATCACTCAACAAAGGATAATAATCAATTGGATATCCGAAAACTTGGGGAATGCCGAAAATCCGCGTGTGCATGGCACAGCCTTAAAAGGCAAAAAAGAATATTGGCGATATAAAATCGGGGATTACAGGGTTATTGCCGATATTAAAGGGATGGGGATTTATCTGATTACAATTGAAAGGGGTAACAGAAAGAGTATTTACAACGATTGA
- the guaA gene encoding glutamine-hydrolyzing GMP synthase yields MQSKDESYRVAASGDAEVSTYLEIAKEIAGEKPIATGEAVSGVEQESIIVIDFGSEYSLLIARHIRELNVYCELVPHDTPWEKLVQLNPKGIILSGGPSSVYDENAPKIPAYVFEKALPVLGICYGMQAMAYQLGGVVKGNSGQESDHAVLHISNQDSPLFNNLPDAITVWMDDSNIIEKLPPGFESLAYTENTPIAVINKDNMYGIQFHPDVVHTPHGKQILENFVYKICECHATWTMDNFIVNSIKNIKRQVGDGKVINAISGGVDSSVVATLLHKAIGKQLTCIFVNHGLLRREEAERTLEVFRQNLGMNVIYVDASERFLERLKGVTDPEQKRKIIGAEFIKVFEEEANKLGEVGFLGQGTLYPDVIESATSTGSATVKIKTHHNVGGLPSDMTFELLEPLKYLFKDEARKVGLELGLPEEMVWRQPFPGPGLAIRIIGEVTKEKLETLRSADWIVMDEIKKAKLYRQLWQSFAILTNVKSVGVADDSRTYNYLIALRAVTSNDAMTAEWARLPYDLLARISNRIVSEIGSVNRVVYDITSKPPSTIEWE; encoded by the coding sequence ATGCAGTCAAAAGACGAAAGTTACCGTGTAGCCGCCAGCGGAGACGCAGAAGTTTCCACCTACCTCGAAATTGCCAAAGAGATCGCCGGTGAAAAACCGATCGCAACCGGAGAAGCCGTTTCCGGTGTGGAGCAAGAATCGATTATTGTAATTGACTTTGGTTCCGAATACAGCCTTCTTATCGCACGCCATATCAGGGAACTCAATGTTTATTGCGAACTGGTCCCTCACGATACACCCTGGGAGAAGCTTGTCCAGTTAAATCCCAAAGGTATTATTCTTTCCGGCGGCCCGTCGAGCGTCTATGACGAAAATGCGCCTAAAATTCCGGCTTATGTCTTTGAAAAAGCGCTGCCCGTCCTCGGGATTTGTTACGGAATGCAGGCAATGGCCTATCAATTGGGCGGAGTGGTCAAAGGAAATTCGGGCCAGGAGTCCGACCACGCCGTTTTACACATCAGTAACCAGGATTCCCCGTTATTTAACAATTTACCCGATGCCATTACGGTTTGGATGGACGATTCAAACATTATTGAAAAACTGCCTCCGGGCTTTGAATCTCTGGCGTACACCGAAAACACCCCTATCGCCGTTATAAATAAAGACAATATGTACGGTATCCAGTTCCATCCGGATGTTGTTCATACCCCGCACGGCAAACAAATTCTGGAAAATTTTGTTTATAAAATCTGTGAATGCCACGCAACGTGGACCATGGATAACTTTATTGTCAACAGTATCAAGAATATCAAAAGACAGGTCGGCGACGGAAAGGTTATTAACGCTATTTCGGGCGGTGTCGATTCTTCGGTTGTGGCAACGCTGCTGCACAAGGCCATCGGCAAACAACTTACCTGTATTTTTGTTAACCACGGTTTATTACGCCGCGAAGAGGCCGAAAGAACACTTGAGGTATTCCGCCAGAACTTAGGCATGAATGTTATTTACGTTGATGCTTCGGAGCGCTTTTTGGAGCGTTTAAAGGGCGTTACCGACCCCGAACAAAAACGTAAAATCATCGGCGCGGAGTTTATTAAGGTTTTTGAAGAAGAAGCCAATAAATTGGGCGAAGTCGGCTTTTTGGGGCAGGGAACCCTCTACCCCGATGTTATCGAAAGCGCCACATCCACCGGCAGCGCTACCGTTAAAATCAAAACGCATCATAACGTGGGCGGACTGCCCTCGGATATGACCTTTGAGCTTTTGGAACCGCTTAAATATCTGTTTAAAGATGAAGCACGCAAGGTCGGGCTTGAGCTTGGCTTACCGGAAGAAATGGTTTGGCGACAGCCTTTCCCCGGCCCCGGTTTAGCAATTCGTATTATCGGTGAAGTTACCAAAGAAAAATTGGAAACATTGCGATCCGCGGATTGGATTGTAATGGACGAAATCAAGAAAGCCAAGTTATACCGCCAATTATGGCAGAGCTTTGCTATCCTCACAAATGTTAAGAGCGTCGGCGTCGCCGATGATTCCCGCACCTACAATTATCTGATTGCCCTGCGTGCCGTTACCAGTAACGACGCTATGACAGCGGAATGGGCGCGTTTACCCTACGACTTACTGGCACGTATTTCGAACCGCATTGTTTCTGAAATCGGTTCGGTTAACCGTGTTGTTTATGATATAACCTCCAAACCGCCGTCAACTATTGAGTGGGAATAA
- a CDS encoding L-threonylcarbamoyladenylate synthase translates to MSFQTPANTSSQKNIGINFLKRDGVIVFPTDTVYCLACRYDNIKAVNRVYEIKQRAHNLALPIMVADKAQINKIVKYIPDSAQPFIAKYMPGPITLIMPKADSVNSLITDNKDTVAVRIPKHDLTLDLIKGVGVPLVATSANISGMPNNADAEQVIKQIGDKVDFVLDSGECPLGTVSTIVDVTGEIPVILREGAISRKELQIFYEGIK, encoded by the coding sequence ATGTCTTTTCAAACGCCCGCAAATACAAGCTCTCAAAAAAATATCGGAATAAATTTTTTAAAGAGGGACGGTGTGATTGTTTTTCCCACCGATACCGTCTATTGTTTGGCTTGCAGGTACGATAATATCAAAGCCGTAAACAGAGTATACGAAATAAAGCAAAGGGCGCACAATTTGGCTTTACCGATTATGGTCGCCGATAAAGCACAGATTAATAAAATAGTAAAATATATCCCGGATTCGGCGCAGCCCTTTATTGCTAAATATATGCCGGGGCCGATTACGCTTATAATGCCGAAAGCTGATTCCGTAAACAGTTTGATTACCGATAATAAAGATACGGTGGCGGTGCGTATCCCCAAGCACGATTTAACGCTGGATTTAATTAAAGGCGTCGGGGTGCCCTTGGTAGCTACCAGCGCCAATATCAGCGGCATGCCCAATAACGCCGATGCCGAACAAGTAATTAAACAAATCGGTGATAAAGTCGATTTTGTTTTGGATAGCGGAGAGTGCCCGCTCGGTACAGTATCCACCATTGTTGATGTTACCGGAGAAATTCCGGTTATTCTCAGAGAAGGGGCAATCAGCCGCAAGGAACTGCAAATATTTTACGAAGGGATAAAATAA
- the rpiB gene encoding ribose 5-phosphate isomerase B: MTNNNNIAIGCDHRGLELKERVKTILAAKGYNCRDFGTYTEESIDYPDIAGLVCNNVTAGIADKGILICSTGAGMCIAANKFNGIRAVLCFDSFLARRAREHNDANVLCLASSVNTDVLSDIVTNFLEGVFEGDRHQRRIDKIKAIELANKQDC; encoded by the coding sequence ATGACTAACAATAATAATATCGCCATAGGCTGCGACCACAGAGGGTTGGAGTTAAAAGAAAGGGTTAAAACAATTCTGGCAGCGAAAGGGTATAATTGCCGTGACTTCGGTACTTATACCGAGGAGTCGATTGATTATCCCGATATTGCCGGGCTTGTTTGCAATAATGTTACCGCAGGCATTGCCGATAAAGGTATACTTATCTGTTCTACGGGAGCCGGAATGTGCATTGCCGCCAATAAGTTTAACGGAATCCGTGCCGTACTTTGTTTTGACAGTTTTTTGGCACGGCGCGCCCGCGAGCATAACGATGCCAATGTTTTGTGCCTTGCCTCCTCGGTTAATACCGACGTGCTTAGCGATATTGTTACCAATTTTTTGGAAGGTGTTTTTGAAGGGGACAGACACCAACGCCGCATTGATAAAATTAAAGCGATTGAACTTGCCAACAAACAGGATTGTTAA
- the ilvD gene encoding dihydroxy-acid dehydratase, with the protein MRSDAVKKGIERAPHRSLIHALGVSAPDIKKPFVGVVNSFTEVVPGHIHLRGIADAVKENIRAAGGVPFEFNTIAVCDGIAMNHAGMNYSLSSRELIADSIEIVAQAHAFDALVFIPNCDKVVPGMLMAALRLNIPSVFVSGGPMMAGKYETDKGCQKVDLNSVFEGVGKVVTQQMTEEELQKLEEVACPGCGSCSGMFTANTMNCITEAIGMGLPGNGTIPAIDPRRIELAKEAGRRIIDLLAANVCPRDIINPQSLENAFYVDMALGGSTNSVLHLMAIAHEAGVSFPLDRINAVSEKTPCLCKLRPAGNYHIEDLDRAGGIPAVMKELKYLLNSDLNTVSGLTIGQIAGAAVVKDSDVIRSKETAYSDKGGLTILFGNLAPQGGVVKRSAVAPEMMVHQGPARVFDSEGDATKAIMDGKIKDGDVLVIRYEGPKGGPGMREMLTPTSLLGGMGLDKTVALITDGRFSGATRGAAIGHVSPEAAAGGPIAAVKEGDIISIDIPNNKLEVNISDEEINKKIAVLKPFESKFKTGYLARYAESVTSASTGAVFTK; encoded by the coding sequence ATGAGAAGCGATGCAGTTAAAAAAGGGATTGAAAGAGCACCGCACCGTTCGCTGATTCATGCACTCGGTGTTTCTGCTCCGGACATAAAAAAACCGTTTGTCGGGGTGGTAAACAGCTTCACCGAGGTTGTTCCCGGCCATATTCATTTAAGAGGCATTGCCGATGCGGTCAAGGAAAATATTCGTGCTGCCGGCGGTGTTCCCTTCGAATTTAATACTATCGCCGTTTGCGACGGTATTGCTATGAATCACGCCGGTATGAATTACAGTTTATCCAGCCGTGAACTGATTGCCGATTCAATTGAAATTGTAGCGCAAGCGCACGCTTTTGATGCGCTGGTGTTTATCCCCAACTGCGATAAAGTTGTTCCCGGGATGTTAATGGCCGCTCTAAGGCTAAATATTCCGTCTGTCTTTGTTAGCGGCGGCCCGATGATGGCAGGGAAATATGAAACCGATAAAGGTTGCCAAAAGGTTGATTTAAACTCTGTTTTTGAAGGCGTCGGGAAAGTTGTAACGCAACAAATGACAGAAGAGGAATTACAAAAATTGGAAGAAGTGGCGTGCCCCGGTTGCGGAAGTTGTTCGGGGATGTTTACCGCTAATACAATGAACTGCATTACCGAGGCAATCGGAATGGGTCTTCCCGGTAACGGGACTATACCCGCGATTGACCCGCGCAGAATTGAACTTGCCAAAGAAGCCGGCAGAAGAATTATCGATTTGCTTGCCGCCAATGTTTGCCCGAGGGATATTATCAATCCCCAATCTTTGGAAAACGCCTTTTACGTTGATATGGCGCTGGGTGGCAGTACCAATTCGGTTTTGCATCTGATGGCAATCGCGCACGAGGCGGGGGTTAGTTTTCCGTTGGACAGAATCAATGCCGTTAGCGAAAAAACGCCTTGTCTTTGTAAATTAAGGCCTGCGGGCAATTATCATATTGAAGATTTAGACAGGGCCGGCGGGATTCCGGCGGTTATGAAAGAGCTTAAATATTTACTGAATTCGGATTTAAATACCGTTTCGGGGTTAACAATCGGTCAAATTGCCGGCGCTGCGGTTGTCAAAGATTCCGACGTAATCCGTTCTAAAGAGACAGCCTACTCCGATAAAGGCGGCTTAACGATTCTTTTCGGTAACCTGGCGCCTCAGGGGGGTGTTGTTAAACGGTCGGCGGTGGCGCCTGAAATGATGGTCCATCAGGGGCCGGCGCGCGTTTTTGATTCCGAGGGCGATGCCACCAAGGCAATTATGGACGGTAAAATCAAAGACGGCGATGTTTTGGTTATCCGCTATGAGGGCCCTAAAGGCGGCCCGGGAATGCGGGAAATGCTTACGCCGACTTCATTGCTTGGCGGAATGGGGCTCGATAAGACCGTGGCCTTAATAACCGACGGTCGTTTTTCGGGCGCTACAAGAGGAGCGGCAATCGGCCATGTTTCACCGGAGGCTGCTGCCGGCGGTCCGATTGCAGCAGTAAAAGAAGGGGATATTATCAGTATCGATATTCCCAACAATAAACTTGAAGTTAATATTTCCGATGAGGAGATTAATAAAAAAATTGCGGTGTTAAAGCCCTTTGAATCAAAATTCAAGACGGGTTATCTGGCAAGATATGCCGAAAGTGTTACATCGGCCAGCACCGGCGCTGTTTTTACTAAATAA